A portion of the Halobacillus ihumii genome contains these proteins:
- a CDS encoding YfhJ family protein, with protein sequence MEDTFQRLAEHLYEKNGHLTIDEARTWVELLWEDFETTQAKAGRQYKGKQMTEQIVVRWIENYGPKLHEFIATNPKYKELLRKKRYLH encoded by the coding sequence ATGGAAGATACTTTTCAACGGCTGGCTGAACATTTGTACGAAAAAAATGGTCATTTAACAATTGATGAAGCACGAACATGGGTGGAATTACTTTGGGAAGATTTTGAAACGACCCAGGCTAAGGCAGGGCGACAATATAAGGGCAAGCAAATGACTGAACAGATCGTGGTAAGATGGATTGAGAATTATGGTCCAAAACTCCATGAGTTTATTGCGACAAATCCTAAATATAAAGAACTGTTAAGAAAAAAAAGGTATCTGCATTAG
- a CDS encoding GNAT family N-acetyltransferase, whose protein sequence is MLKRRDLHDSKPLFDLMIHPEVFPYVRHKAASSDEFYFLTKQTLEAEENGELISRTILDEWAQPIGTINLFDIEDNKGFLATWIGQPYFGKGYNQLAKELFFEELFFQLGIEAVFMKIRRTNMRSLKAALKIPYVMTANEIFPDVVLRINCGQEAAYDVFVITKEQYLFHYYGGMEQNAEEMLEA, encoded by the coding sequence ATGTTAAAAAGGCGTGATTTACATGATTCTAAACCACTGTTTGACCTGATGATTCATCCAGAAGTATTTCCATATGTTCGTCATAAAGCTGCTTCAAGTGATGAATTCTACTTTCTGACGAAGCAAACATTAGAAGCGGAGGAAAACGGTGAATTAATTTCACGCACCATCTTAGATGAATGGGCCCAGCCGATCGGAACAATTAATCTTTTTGATATTGAGGACAACAAGGGCTTCCTGGCCACATGGATTGGTCAGCCCTACTTCGGAAAAGGATACAATCAACTGGCAAAAGAGTTATTTTTTGAGGAGTTATTTTTCCAGCTTGGTATTGAAGCGGTTTTCATGAAAATTCGCCGTACGAATATGCGGTCATTGAAAGCTGCTCTTAAAATCCCATATGTAATGACCGCTAACGAAATTTTCCCTGATGTCGTATTGAGGATTAACTGTGGGCAAGAGGCAGCTTATGATGTATTTGTAATCACGAAAGAACAGTACCTTTTTCATTACTATGGTGGTATGGAGCAAAATGCAGAAGAAATGTTAGAAGCATAA
- a CDS encoding TIGR01777 family oxidoreductase, whose amino-acid sequence MKFAITGGTGFVGSKLTDKLTHEGHYVYILTRNPQNHNDTENVTHIGWLKDEFAPWEHLPSVDAVVNLAGESLSSGRWTEERKRNIMNSRIEATEGVIDLIERMDRKPEVLVNASAVGFYGKSDSKTFTEETEEPGNDFLANVVVEWEKRAAKAQHFGVRTVFVRFGLILGKEGALPKMIMPYKFMIGGNLGSGEQWMSWIHIDDVIELISYSVNKSSLEGPVNGTAPNPKRNTDFGQTLGNVLGRPHWIPAPSFALKAILGDMSTLLLDGQSVLPKKTAAQGYTFLYPELKTALRSILKR is encoded by the coding sequence TTGAAATTTGCTATTACTGGCGGAACAGGATTTGTAGGCTCAAAACTCACAGATAAACTCACTCATGAAGGGCATTATGTTTATATACTGACAAGAAATCCTCAAAACCATAATGATACTGAAAATGTAACCCACATCGGCTGGTTAAAGGATGAGTTTGCCCCCTGGGAGCACCTGCCTTCAGTAGATGCCGTCGTCAACTTGGCCGGAGAATCCTTAAGCAGCGGACGTTGGACAGAAGAGCGAAAGCGAAACATTATGAACAGTCGTATTGAAGCAACGGAAGGCGTGATCGATCTTATTGAACGAATGGATCGTAAGCCAGAGGTGCTTGTTAATGCTTCTGCTGTAGGGTTTTATGGCAAATCAGACTCTAAAACGTTTACAGAGGAAACAGAGGAACCTGGAAATGACTTCTTGGCGAATGTCGTCGTTGAATGGGAAAAGCGGGCAGCAAAAGCTCAACACTTTGGAGTGCGCACTGTCTTCGTTCGATTTGGTCTGATTCTCGGCAAGGAGGGCGCTTTACCAAAAATGATTATGCCTTACAAATTTATGATAGGTGGAAATTTAGGATCGGGTGAACAATGGATGTCGTGGATTCACATTGACGATGTCATAGAACTCATTTCCTACTCTGTGAATAAAAGCTCTCTTGAAGGCCCTGTCAATGGGACTGCCCCCAATCCAAAGCGAAACACGGATTTTGGTCAAACCCTTGGTAACGTACTTGGACGTCCCCACTGGATCCCAGCACCCTCATTCGCCTTAAAAGCCATTCTAGGTGATATGAGTACACTTCTGTTAGACGGTCAATCTGTCCTGCCCAAAAAGACTGCAGCACAAGGATATACATTTTTATACCCTGAATTAAAAACAGCACTACGATCCATCTTAAAACGATGA
- a CDS encoding metal-dependent hydrolase, with protein MDTGTHVVMGVALGGLATLDPVVQTDPMLFNAVLVGTLAGSQAPDFDTILKLKNNAVYIRHHRGITHSIPAVILWGLGIPFLIHLFTPEVNFFHLWLWTFLAVILHVFVDVFNAYGTQAYRPFTKRWVAYGFINTFDPYIFTMHLAGIVAWNLGANPGYTWLIVYFVIALYYVKRYFEKRELVKMVHQYFDDVEQVATSPTMKQNVWRIAITTKTHYYVGRAVDGHITIQDEFINKVIDYQDPVVQKALTDHNIKAFLSFSPVYRYDINYFDEFTEVRFTDLRYRSKGRYPFVALAQIDDEHGDDELKILNSYTGWVFTEEKLQNKLSIAPESKG; from the coding sequence ATGGACACTGGTACACACGTAGTCATGGGGGTCGCATTGGGTGGATTAGCCACACTGGATCCTGTGGTCCAAACAGACCCTATGTTATTTAACGCTGTATTAGTTGGGACACTCGCAGGGTCTCAAGCACCCGACTTCGATACGATCCTTAAACTTAAAAATAACGCTGTGTATATTCGTCATCACCGTGGAATTACCCACTCGATCCCAGCTGTTATTTTATGGGGACTTGGCATCCCATTTCTTATACATTTATTCACTCCTGAGGTGAACTTTTTCCACCTTTGGCTATGGACATTTCTAGCCGTTATACTTCATGTATTTGTAGACGTATTTAACGCGTATGGGACCCAGGCTTATCGTCCCTTTACAAAAAGATGGGTCGCCTATGGGTTCATCAACACCTTTGACCCATATATCTTTACGATGCATTTAGCAGGTATCGTCGCCTGGAATTTAGGCGCTAATCCAGGATATACGTGGCTGATTGTCTATTTTGTGATCGCCCTTTACTATGTTAAACGATATTTCGAAAAACGTGAACTCGTTAAAATGGTCCATCAGTATTTTGACGATGTGGAACAGGTAGCAACTTCGCCGACGATGAAGCAAAATGTTTGGCGTATCGCAATTACAACTAAAACTCATTATTACGTCGGGCGTGCTGTTGATGGGCACATTACCATTCAAGACGAATTTATAAACAAGGTCATTGATTACCAAGATCCGGTAGTTCAAAAGGCATTAACCGATCATAATATCAAAGCTTTTTTATCGTTTTCACCGGTATATCGTTACGATATTAATTACTTTGATGAATTCACGGAAGTACGCTTCACCGACTTACGGTATCGGTCAAAAGGCCGTTATCCATTTGTAGCGCTTGCGCAAATTGATGATGAGCATGGAGACGATGAACTTAAAATATTGAATTCGTATACTGGATGGGTATTTACAGAAGAAAAATTGCAAAACAAGCTATCGATCGCGCCAGAATCGAAAGGATAG
- the glcT gene encoding glucose PTS transporter transcription antiterminator GlcT has translation MDEGLMIDKILNNNVVIAKHPSYEEVVLIGKGIGFGKKKGEAASFNKADKTFLLRNEKEKEQYVNLLPHIEEDFIDFMNDILYHIENRMGQELNEHIHVALTDHLAFAINRSQKNMQFRNPFLPEIESLYPKEYQVAMEVVTMIYDKTTIRFPEGEVGFIALHIHSAVTDKTLREINRHNQLITTLVQLVEETMEVTIDRHSVDYHRLVQHLHRAIDRVYQEENTGDEIRLANMLKQEYPICYNLAWKLIKVMQKQLNKPVDETEAIYLTIHLQRLTYKS, from the coding sequence ATGGATGAAGGTTTAATGATTGATAAAATATTGAATAATAATGTGGTGATTGCGAAGCATCCCTCTTATGAGGAGGTTGTCCTCATTGGGAAAGGGATAGGTTTTGGCAAGAAAAAAGGAGAGGCTGCTTCCTTTAATAAAGCCGATAAAACGTTTTTACTGCGAAACGAGAAGGAAAAAGAGCAGTATGTGAATCTGCTTCCTCATATTGAGGAAGACTTTATCGATTTTATGAACGATATTCTCTATCATATTGAAAATAGAATGGGGCAGGAGTTAAACGAGCATATCCATGTGGCTTTAACGGACCACTTAGCTTTTGCGATTAATCGGTCACAAAAAAATATGCAGTTTAGAAATCCTTTTTTACCTGAAATTGAGTCGCTCTACCCGAAGGAGTACCAGGTAGCCATGGAAGTTGTCACGATGATTTATGATAAAACAACTATTAGATTCCCTGAAGGTGAAGTAGGATTTATTGCCTTACATATTCACAGTGCGGTAACAGATAAAACGCTTCGTGAGATCAATCGCCACAATCAATTGATTACAACACTAGTCCAGCTTGTTGAAGAAACAATGGAAGTGACCATTGATCGTCATAGTGTCGATTACCATCGTTTGGTCCAGCATTTACACAGGGCAATAGACAGAGTCTATCAAGAGGAAAATACAGGGGATGAAATTCGGCTCGCTAATATGTTGAAACAAGAGTATCCAATATGCTATAATCTAGCATGGAAGTTAATCAAAGTGATGCAAAAACAGTTGAATAAGCCAGTAGATGAAACAGAAGCCATTTATTTGACGATTCATCTCCAACGGTTAACCTATAAATCTTAA
- a CDS encoding DUF3298 and DUF4163 domain-containing protein gives MKKISIWFLLLIIFSTHVSAAESLYTVENRDRVMQDYEIHIDYPVFNALHNTDLQEKVNKKISNHVEDTMREVKQVAKESTGFPILYYGEEFVVKEGQVFSVVLTSNISRGDKYNSNVASINFENGKDGQLFTLTDIVDMNLLNQQVKKELKSEPDTYFHQSFNSVREDTAFYIEGEQLVLVFNKFEVAPGVYGTPEIGIPLDKVKKDPPAHETNVPFPQII, from the coding sequence TTGAAGAAAATAAGTATATGGTTTTTACTCTTGATCATATTCAGTACACATGTAAGTGCAGCTGAAAGTTTATATACGGTTGAAAACAGAGATAGAGTCATGCAGGATTATGAGATCCATATTGATTATCCAGTTTTTAATGCTCTTCATAATACAGACCTTCAAGAAAAAGTAAATAAGAAAATCAGCAATCATGTGGAAGATACAATGAGGGAAGTGAAGCAAGTCGCTAAAGAATCGACTGGATTTCCTATTCTCTATTATGGAGAAGAGTTTGTAGTGAAGGAAGGTCAGGTTTTTTCTGTTGTTCTGACCTCCAATATTTCGAGAGGGGACAAATATAATTCGAATGTGGCATCCATAAATTTCGAAAACGGGAAAGATGGCCAACTCTTTACCTTAACAGATATTGTGGATATGAATTTGCTAAATCAACAAGTAAAAAAAGAGTTGAAGAGTGAGCCGGATACTTATTTTCATCAATCATTCAACTCTGTGAGAGAAGATACAGCTTTTTATATTGAAGGTGAACAGCTTGTTCTTGTTTTCAATAAGTTTGAGGTGGCACCAGGCGTATACGGAACACCTGAAATTGGCATTCCTTTAGATAAGGTAAAAAAAGATCCTCCGGCACACGAAACGAACGTTCCTTTTCCTCAAATTATCTAA
- the sspK gene encoding small acid-soluble spore protein K: protein MRNKAKGFPNKKMTSAPEDQSEFLALRPDGSINSNPQERALKSREREVNQGGKY from the coding sequence TTGCGTAACAAAGCAAAAGGATTTCCAAATAAGAAAATGACCAGTGCTCCTGAGGATCAAAGTGAATTTTTAGCTTTACGCCCCGATGGCAGCATAAACTCTAACCCCCAAGAGCGTGCGCTGAAATCACGAGAACGTGAAGTGAACCAGGGAGGGAAATATTAA
- the mutY gene encoding A/G-specific adenine glycosylase: MKVEERIPQIMQHFNEQHFRDQLINWFNKEQRILPWRENQDPYRVWVSEIMLQQTRVDTVIPYYNHFMTLFPTPKDLADADEQTVLKAWEGLGYYSRARNLQNAVREVVEDYGGIVPEEKSQLKKLKGVGPYTQGAILSIAYDQPEPAVDGNVMRVLSRILYIEDDIAVPKTRKLFEGLVYELISEANPSAFNQGLMELGALICTPKSPSCLLCPVQDQCRAFAEGIESELPIKTSKKKQKKVPYLALIIEDENGNILIEKRPDEGLLASMWQYPMVPMDDLDKESGMHWFYGEYGLKIELQSTVDHVKHVFSHLIWEVEVVRANIVGGGLDRQNAQFVSKDNIESFPYPVSHQKIHQHTLTQ, translated from the coding sequence ATGAAAGTCGAAGAAAGAATTCCTCAGATAATGCAGCATTTTAACGAGCAGCATTTTAGGGACCAGTTAATTAACTGGTTTAATAAAGAGCAGCGGATTCTCCCTTGGAGAGAAAATCAAGACCCTTATCGTGTCTGGGTATCAGAAATTATGCTCCAGCAGACACGTGTTGATACAGTTATTCCATATTATAATCATTTTATGACTCTTTTCCCAACTCCTAAAGATCTTGCAGATGCGGACGAGCAGACCGTTTTAAAAGCATGGGAGGGTTTAGGGTACTATTCCCGAGCTCGTAATCTTCAAAACGCAGTGCGTGAGGTAGTCGAGGATTACGGAGGTATTGTTCCTGAGGAGAAATCCCAGCTAAAAAAATTAAAAGGTGTAGGCCCATATACGCAAGGGGCAATCCTCAGTATTGCCTATGATCAGCCAGAACCGGCAGTCGACGGGAACGTTATGCGTGTGCTGTCACGGATTTTATATATTGAAGATGATATTGCTGTCCCTAAAACACGGAAACTATTTGAAGGTCTTGTATATGAGCTGATTTCAGAGGCAAATCCATCTGCATTTAACCAGGGATTAATGGAGCTGGGTGCCCTCATTTGCACCCCTAAATCTCCTTCCTGTCTGCTCTGTCCTGTTCAGGACCAGTGTCGTGCATTTGCGGAAGGGATCGAGTCAGAATTGCCTATTAAGACTTCAAAGAAAAAACAAAAGAAAGTCCCTTATCTCGCTCTAATTATCGAAGATGAAAATGGTAATATACTCATCGAAAAGAGACCGGATGAAGGTCTTTTGGCTTCGATGTGGCAATATCCTATGGTACCAATGGACGACTTGGATAAAGAGAGCGGGATGCATTGGTTTTATGGTGAATATGGATTAAAAATAGAATTACAATCAACCGTAGACCATGTGAAGCATGTCTTTTCTCACTTGATTTGGGAAGTGGAAGTTGTTCGTGCAAACATAGTCGGTGGTGGTCTTGATCGACAAAATGCGCAATTTGTATCGAAGGATAATATCGAAAGTTTTCCATATCCTGTATCACACCAAAAAATTCATCAACACACTCTTACACAATAG
- the ptsG gene encoding glucose-specific PTS transporter subunit IIBC has translation MLPVALLPAAGILLAFGTSFAQDDFVEKVPFFGTPWVQTLLKVMAEAGGVVFDNLPLLFAVGVAIGLAKGDGVAGLAAIIGYLIMNVVMGVLGEVTPEMTSDPAYAEVLGIPTLQTGVFGGIIVGILAASMYNRYYNIELPQFLGFFAGKRFVPIITAFTSLFLGIIMLFVWPYAQSGLNALSYLMLETNQTISVFFFGVIERALIPFGLHHIFYSPFWFEFGTYTTAAGEVVRGDQAIFFAQLQDGVEFTAGTFMVGKFPFMMFGLPAAALAIYHTAKPERKKVVGGIMASAALTSFLTGITEPIEFSFLFVAPLLFGIHCIFAGFSFMIMEILGVKIGQTFSGGLIDFILFGVLPNRTEWWWVIIVGLCFSVIYYFGFRWAILKFNLATPGREDEAEDADDDGEVGDLPFEILEAMGGQENIDHLDACITRLRVSVNDKGNVNKNRLKKLGASGVMEVGNNIQAIFGPVSDTLRGQMQDIIDGKTPRSREDVAEIVNEAKSAEAPVTAGDLEFVSPIQGRVLPITEVPDGVFSGKMMGDGFAIEPKDGKIVSPINGKVLNVFPTKHAIGLQADNGMEVLIHIGIDTVKLKGEGFTSLIEEGDTVKQGQALMEVDLDYVKAHAPSIVTPIVFTNLSEEQSVELKATGEVKRNEPDIIQLNK, from the coding sequence ATGCTTCCTGTAGCATTGCTGCCTGCTGCTGGTATTCTGCTGGCATTTGGGACAAGCTTTGCCCAGGATGACTTTGTAGAAAAAGTTCCATTTTTCGGCACGCCATGGGTTCAAACGTTACTTAAAGTCATGGCAGAAGCCGGTGGAGTTGTCTTTGATAATTTGCCATTACTGTTTGCGGTAGGTGTGGCCATTGGTTTGGCGAAAGGAGACGGTGTTGCCGGCTTAGCTGCTATCATCGGTTACCTGATTATGAATGTTGTAATGGGTGTGCTGGGAGAAGTTACTCCTGAAATGACTTCAGATCCTGCTTATGCCGAAGTTCTAGGCATTCCTACGTTACAAACCGGTGTGTTTGGCGGGATTATTGTCGGTATATTAGCGGCCTCGATGTACAATCGGTACTACAATATTGAGTTGCCGCAGTTCCTTGGTTTTTTTGCTGGAAAACGTTTTGTTCCGATCATTACTGCTTTCACGTCTTTATTCTTAGGGATTATTATGCTTTTCGTATGGCCTTACGCACAATCTGGCCTAAACGCTTTGTCCTACTTAATGCTTGAAACCAATCAAACCATTTCTGTATTTTTCTTTGGTGTCATTGAACGTGCGCTTATCCCATTCGGATTACACCATATCTTCTATTCACCTTTCTGGTTTGAGTTTGGTACGTACACAACGGCTGCTGGAGAAGTTGTCCGTGGCGACCAGGCCATTTTCTTTGCACAGCTGCAAGATGGTGTTGAATTTACGGCAGGTACCTTTATGGTCGGTAAATTCCCATTCATGATGTTTGGGCTTCCTGCTGCGGCACTTGCGATTTACCATACGGCTAAGCCGGAACGTAAAAAAGTGGTCGGCGGTATTATGGCCTCGGCTGCCCTGACTTCATTCTTAACAGGGATTACTGAGCCAATCGAATTTTCATTCTTATTCGTAGCTCCGTTATTATTTGGTATTCACTGTATATTTGCTGGTTTTTCGTTTATGATTATGGAAATACTAGGTGTCAAAATTGGACAAACTTTCTCGGGCGGTTTGATTGATTTCATCCTCTTTGGCGTACTGCCTAACCGTACCGAGTGGTGGTGGGTCATCATTGTAGGGCTTTGCTTCTCCGTGATCTATTACTTTGGTTTCCGCTGGGCGATTCTTAAGTTCAACCTGGCTACACCTGGACGTGAAGATGAAGCAGAGGATGCCGATGATGATGGCGAAGTAGGTGATTTACCATTTGAAATCCTCGAGGCTATGGGTGGTCAGGAAAATATTGATCACTTAGATGCATGCATCACACGACTTCGTGTATCTGTAAATGATAAAGGTAATGTGAATAAAAACCGTTTGAAAAAACTTGGAGCTTCAGGCGTTATGGAAGTTGGAAATAATATTCAAGCGATTTTTGGCCCCGTATCTGATACACTTAGAGGGCAAATGCAGGACATTATTGATGGCAAAACGCCTCGGTCCAGGGAAGATGTAGCTGAGATTGTCAACGAAGCTAAAAGTGCAGAAGCTCCCGTTACAGCAGGTGACTTAGAATTTGTCAGCCCTATCCAAGGACGTGTGCTTCCTATTACAGAAGTACCCGATGGAGTGTTTTCTGGTAAAATGATGGGGGATGGTTTTGCAATTGAGCCGAAAGATGGTAAGATTGTTTCGCCTATCAATGGTAAGGTGCTTAATGTTTTCCCAACGAAACATGCGATCGGTCTTCAAGCTGACAATGGGATGGAAGTTCTGATTCACATTGGAATTGACACCGTCAAACTTAAAGGAGAAGGCTTCACGTCACTTATAGAAGAAGGCGACACTGTTAAGCAAGGACAGGCCTTAATGGAAGTGGATCTTGACTATGTGAAGGCACATGCTCCTTCCATTGTGACGCCAATCGTCTTCACAAATTTAAGTGAAGAACAGTCTGTGGAGCTGAAAGCAACGGGTGAAGTTAAGCGAAACGAGCCTGATATTATTCAATTAAACAAATAG
- a CDS encoding HAD family hydrolase, translating into MIKLFISDLDGTLLGNDHYIKQEDIHSFQWLLNHNIELGIATGRMEHEITEILRRMKLKGHRISQNGAFIYGQNDMLIHSETFTKSSADHVMHNIQKYPMITTISTATDTYTSEHNEWIDIINGQLFHEIIVNPNMANELGQSIQPSKFTLHGSEEDITHVHKQLVHLFGKTVDIFISHKNVIDIMPPSINKGNSILALLDHLNVKPDEIACIGDSFNDLSMFAVTPNSYAMSTAHPDVQANARTVVDHVHEAIEDLADKGLV; encoded by the coding sequence ATGATCAAATTATTCATTTCAGACCTTGACGGAACATTACTTGGCAACGACCATTATATTAAACAAGAAGATATTCATTCCTTTCAATGGTTACTTAACCACAATATTGAACTAGGTATTGCTACAGGACGTATGGAACATGAAATTACAGAAATTCTTCGAAGGATGAAACTGAAGGGGCATAGAATCAGTCAAAATGGTGCGTTTATTTATGGCCAGAATGACATGTTGATCCATTCAGAAACCTTTACGAAATCTAGTGCTGACCACGTTATGCACAACATTCAAAAATATCCTATGATCACTACGATTTCCACTGCCACAGACACTTATACATCTGAGCACAATGAATGGATTGATATCATTAATGGACAGCTTTTTCACGAAATTATTGTGAATCCTAATATGGCAAACGAGCTCGGCCAATCTATCCAGCCTTCTAAATTCACGCTGCATGGCAGTGAAGAAGATATCACACATGTTCATAAGCAGCTTGTACATCTATTCGGAAAAACGGTCGACATTTTTATTTCTCATAAAAATGTCATTGATATCATGCCGCCATCGATTAATAAAGGAAATAGCATTTTAGCTCTATTGGACCACCTTAACGTAAAACCTGACGAGATTGCCTGTATAGGGGATTCTTTCAACGATCTTTCCATGTTTGCCGTCACTCCCAACAGCTATGCCATGTCAACTGCTCATCCTGACGTGCAAGCCAATGCACGTACTGTGGTTGACCATGTGCATGAAGCCATTGAAGACTTAGCAGACAAAGGTCTCGTGTAG
- a CDS encoding SDR family NAD(P)-dependent oxidoreductase yields MENVLITGAGTGLGRALAHQYAHNGYHVYLSGRTESKLLIVKNEITKAGGSAEVLICDVTEPASVSEAIKQLGHLDVLINNAGLGIFKNVESYDEEDISKMFNTNVKGTILMTKEATSLLRNSNGRVLNIISTAGLRGKTNESVYCASKFAVRGFTESLHQEWEGEEMSATAVYMGGMNTPFWQESTHVPNPDVLKGPEGVAQQIFQEDDGRKEILIDK; encoded by the coding sequence ATGGAAAACGTATTAATTACTGGAGCCGGGACAGGTCTCGGACGAGCTCTTGCCCATCAGTACGCTCATAACGGCTATCATGTCTATTTATCAGGCAGAACAGAAAGCAAACTGCTAATTGTTAAAAACGAGATCACCAAGGCAGGGGGCAGTGCAGAAGTATTAATTTGCGATGTCACTGAGCCTGCTTCTGTAAGTGAAGCGATTAAGCAGCTTGGCCACCTTGATGTCCTGATTAACAATGCTGGTCTGGGAATATTTAAAAATGTAGAATCCTATGACGAAGAAGATATTAGTAAAATGTTTAATACAAACGTGAAAGGTACCATTCTTATGACTAAGGAAGCTACTTCCCTGCTAAGGAATTCAAATGGACGAGTGCTTAACATTATTTCTACAGCGGGTTTAAGAGGGAAGACGAACGAAAGCGTCTATTGTGCGTCTAAATTTGCAGTTCGCGGTTTCACCGAGAGTCTTCACCAAGAATGGGAAGGCGAGGAAATGTCAGCTACAGCGGTATACATGGGCGGTATGAACACACCTTTCTGGCAGGAAAGTACCCATGTTCCAAATCCTGATGTACTAAAAGGTCCTGAAGGAGTAGCTCAGCAGATTTTCCAGGAAGATGATGGCCGCAAGGAAATACTTATAGATAAATAA
- the recX gene encoding recombination regulator RecX produces the protein MFLLPKITRITTQKKSKSRYNIFLDHEQGEAYGFSVDEDLLVKFHLHKSMEIDESTIQALIQKDTIHKTYTLAIHYLSYRMRSEKEIRDYLVKKEADDEQIDEVMNRLRTEKLVDDQEFANSLVRTRVQTSSKGPILVKKELIEKGVQASMAEEALEFFPFEKQVEKALKFARKKIASEKKKSQRQLIQTIQQNLMQKGFQSDAIKEVFEQLPEEEGEDTEWEAIVYQGEKLLRKFERKAEGFELKQKVKTGLYRKGFSFDLIEQFIEEKIQEEERT, from the coding sequence GTGTTTCTTTTGCCAAAAATTACGCGAATTACGACACAAAAAAAATCAAAAAGCCGTTATAATATCTTCTTGGATCATGAGCAGGGCGAGGCCTATGGCTTCAGTGTCGATGAAGATCTCCTCGTGAAATTTCACCTTCATAAATCAATGGAGATTGATGAATCTACAATTCAAGCGTTGATCCAGAAAGATACGATACATAAAACATATACCCTCGCTATTCATTATTTAAGCTACCGAATGCGTTCAGAAAAGGAAATACGTGATTATTTAGTGAAGAAGGAAGCAGATGATGAACAGATCGATGAAGTGATGAACCGTTTAAGAACAGAGAAGCTTGTGGATGATCAAGAGTTTGCTAATTCTTTAGTCAGGACGCGAGTGCAAACGTCGAGCAAGGGACCGATTTTAGTTAAAAAAGAATTAATTGAAAAAGGAGTGCAAGCTTCTATGGCGGAAGAAGCTCTTGAGTTTTTCCCTTTTGAAAAACAAGTGGAAAAGGCATTAAAATTCGCCAGGAAGAAGATAGCCAGTGAAAAGAAGAAATCACAGCGGCAGCTCATCCAAACCATCCAGCAGAATTTGATGCAAAAAGGGTTTCAAAGCGATGCGATAAAAGAAGTATTTGAACAATTACCTGAAGAGGAGGGGGAGGATACAGAATGGGAAGCCATTGTGTATCAAGGAGAGAAATTACTCCGGAAATTCGAACGGAAAGCAGAAGGATTCGAACTAAAACAAAAGGTTAAAACCGGGTTGTATCGTAAGGGGTTCAGCTTTGATTTAATTGAACAATTTATTGAGGAGAAGATCCAAGAAGAGGAGAGAACATAG
- a CDS encoding YfhH family protein has protein sequence MDVERRYSDLSYEELRSEIAELKEKALKAEQLGMVNEYAVHERKIIMAKSYMMDPNQFKANEVYQIDGDPAHTFFIEYMNGVFAWGYRMSQQGERVANKEEALPISMLKEK, from the coding sequence ATGGATGTGGAGAGAAGATATAGCGATCTTAGTTATGAGGAATTAAGGTCAGAAATTGCAGAACTAAAAGAGAAAGCACTCAAAGCCGAGCAACTTGGAATGGTGAATGAGTATGCCGTTCATGAACGAAAAATTATCATGGCAAAATCGTATATGATGGACCCGAATCAATTTAAAGCAAACGAGGTTTATCAAATCGACGGAGACCCGGCTCATACATTTTTCATTGAATATATGAATGGGGTATTTGCCTGGGGATACCGTATGAGCCAACAGGGAGAACGAGTGGCCAACAAGGAAGAAGCTCTTCCTATATCCATGCTTAAGGAAAAGTAA
- a CDS encoding phosphocarrier protein HPr, whose protein sequence is MAEQTVTITSGDGLHARPATALVQIAGQYQSDVNLEYKGKSVNMKSIMGVMSLGIPNGAEVKFTAEGSDEAEAIEAIVAKVKEEKLGE, encoded by the coding sequence ATGGCAGAACAAACAGTAACAATTACTTCAGGGGACGGGCTGCATGCACGTCCAGCAACAGCTTTAGTTCAAATCGCCGGTCAATATCAATCTGATGTTAACCTTGAGTACAAAGGCAAGTCTGTAAATATGAAATCCATCATGGGCGTTATGTCTCTAGGGATTCCAAATGGAGCTGAAGTGAAGTTTACAGCTGAGGGTTCAGATGAAGCGGAAGCGATTGAAGCAATTGTCGCTAAAGTAAAAGAAGAAAAACTTGGAGAGTAA